A single region of the Phalacrocorax carbo chromosome 4, bPhaCar2.1, whole genome shotgun sequence genome encodes:
- the LSM6 gene encoding U6 snRNA-associated Sm-like protein LSm6, with protein MSLRKQTPSDFLKQIIGRPVVVKLNSGVDYRGVLACLDGYMNIALEQTEEYVNGQLKNKYGDAFIRGNNVLYISTQKRRM; from the exons ATGAGTCTGCGGAAGCAAACCCCTAGTGACTTTCTAAAACAAATCATTGGAAGGCCAGTTGTTGTAAAATTAAACTCTGGAGTTGATTATCGAG GTGTCCTGGCTTGCCTGGATGGATATATGAATATAGCTCTGGAACAGACCGAAGAATATGTAAACGGCCAATTAAAGAACAAGTATGGGGATGCATTTATCCGAGGAAATAACG TATTGTACATAAGCACACAGAAGAGGAGGATGTGA